One window of the Nocardia terpenica genome contains the following:
- a CDS encoding zinc-binding dehydrogenase — translation MIMLAARLHLGPERSLRLDEVPVPEPGPDQVLIKVQAAGVCLSDVHLLDGTLNPVFLDGNVVTLGHEVAGTVHALGPGVTAARVGDRVVLQAGEIRGGRIFTRGVDYDGGWAEYTLARIETLVPIPDDLPFEQACFIPDAVSTPWAAITETAQVRPAEAVGVWGVGGLGAHGVQLLRMIGAAPIIAVDPLPAARERALELGADLAFDPAESDLRAQIYGATGGTGLAAAFDFAGVAAVREQAVVCLGRGGRLVLVGLTDKPITITGGSMFSFFSQQLRGHYGSGPEHVAQLVQLQRLHRVDFSRSVSAVLPLAEAEKAVHALATKEGNPIRLVLRP, via the coding sequence ATGATCATGCTGGCCGCCCGCCTGCACCTGGGACCGGAACGTAGCCTGCGACTGGACGAGGTGCCGGTGCCCGAGCCCGGCCCCGACCAGGTCCTGATCAAGGTCCAGGCCGCGGGCGTGTGCCTGTCCGACGTGCATCTGCTCGATGGCACCCTCAACCCGGTGTTCCTCGACGGCAATGTGGTCACCCTCGGCCACGAGGTCGCGGGCACGGTGCACGCGCTGGGGCCGGGTGTCACCGCGGCCCGGGTCGGCGACCGAGTGGTGTTGCAGGCCGGGGAGATTCGCGGCGGGCGGATCTTCACCCGCGGCGTCGACTACGACGGCGGCTGGGCGGAGTACACCCTGGCCCGGATCGAGACCCTGGTCCCGATCCCCGACGATCTGCCGTTCGAGCAGGCGTGCTTCATTCCGGACGCGGTGTCGACGCCGTGGGCGGCCATCACCGAGACCGCGCAGGTCCGCCCGGCCGAGGCGGTCGGCGTCTGGGGCGTGGGCGGGCTCGGCGCGCACGGGGTGCAGCTGCTGCGGATGATCGGCGCGGCGCCGATCATCGCGGTCGACCCGCTACCCGCCGCGCGCGAACGCGCCCTCGAGCTCGGCGCCGACCTGGCCTTCGACCCGGCCGAATCCGATCTGCGCGCACAGATTTACGGCGCCACCGGCGGCACCGGCCTGGCCGCGGCGTTCGACTTCGCCGGGGTGGCCGCGGTGCGCGAGCAGGCGGTCGTCTGCCTCGGCCGCGGTGGGCGACTGGTGCTGGTCGGGCTGACCGACAAGCCGATCACCATCACCGGCGGCAGCATGTTCAGCTTCTTCTCCCAGCAACTGCGCGGCCACTACGGCTCCGGGCCGGAGCACGTCGCCCAGCTGGTGCAGCTGCAACGCCTGCACCGGGTCGACTTCTCCCGCTCGGTCAGCGCGGTGCTGCCGCTGGCCGAGGCCGAGAAGGCGGTGCACGCGCTGGCCACCAAGGAGGGCAATCCGATTCGCCTGGTGCTCCGTCCCTGA
- a CDS encoding ribonuclease H family protein, translating into MIIVSTDGSCLRNPGGAIGWAWVNHQGTSASGGAASGTNQVAELRAVLEAILAHPGPDPLLIESDSLYAIKCASEWLPTWRLKGWRTASGEPVKNLELVRGIDQAIASRPGPVRFRWVRGHVGNYFNEQADKLAGEAARAAQDGNSAPTTAVADLPPLAEPEPPKTDALTLF; encoded by the coding sequence ATGATCATCGTGAGCACCGACGGATCGTGCCTGCGCAATCCCGGGGGCGCCATCGGCTGGGCGTGGGTCAATCATCAGGGCACCTCGGCCAGCGGCGGGGCGGCCAGCGGCACCAACCAGGTCGCCGAGCTACGCGCGGTGCTGGAGGCGATCCTCGCCCACCCCGGCCCGGATCCGCTGCTCATCGAGAGCGATTCGCTGTACGCGATCAAGTGCGCCTCGGAATGGCTGCCGACCTGGCGGCTCAAGGGCTGGCGCACCGCATCCGGCGAGCCGGTGAAGAACCTCGAGCTGGTCCGGGGCATCGATCAGGCCATCGCGTCGCGGCCCGGCCCGGTGCGATTCCGCTGGGTGCGCGGGCACGTGGGCAACTACTTCAACGAGCAGGCCGACAAGCTGGCCGGCGAGGCCGCGCGGGCGGCACAGGACGGAAACTCCGCCCCCACCACCGCCGTCGCCGACCTGCCGCCGTTAGCCGAGCCGGAGCCGCCGAAGACCGACGCGCTCACCCTGTTCTGA
- the lhgO gene encoding L-2-hydroxyglutarate oxidase — MAERGAEAGGGCVRLPLVYDYCVVGGGIVGVATAARILERWPGVGVLVVEKEGRVGVHQSGHNSGVVHSGIYYEPGSLKARLCREGARWTKEFAVGEGIPYRECGKLLVATDLGERGRMRGLYERAVANGVGVELLDAGELRRREPRIAGVGALFVPGTGIVDYGRVTEALAGRVRAAGGEFAMGAEVTAVEEDSDGVTVAGPAGSWRARRMVACAGLQADRVARMAGVAVGLRIVPFRGEYYRLPPARSDLVSTLIYPIPNPELPFLGVHLSPTIDGELTVGPNAVLGLAREGYRKGSIDLRDARDVLGYRGFHRVAAANVRTGLRELRNSVFKRGYLAECRRYCPELTIADLLPRPAGIRAQAVLPDGTLVHDFLIERTERSVHVLNAPSPAATSALPIAEHIVGQLDN; from the coding sequence GTGGCCGAAAGGGGGGCGGAGGCGGGGGGTGGGTGTGTGAGACTGCCTCTCGTGTACGACTACTGCGTTGTTGGTGGTGGGATTGTGGGGGTGGCTACTGCTGCTCGGATATTGGAGCGGTGGCCGGGGGTGGGGGTGTTGGTGGTGGAGAAGGAGGGGCGGGTGGGGGTGCATCAGAGTGGGCATAACAGTGGGGTTGTTCATTCTGGGATTTATTACGAGCCGGGGAGTTTGAAGGCGCGGCTGTGTCGGGAGGGGGCGCGGTGGACCAAGGAGTTTGCTGTGGGGGAGGGGATTCCGTATCGGGAGTGTGGGAAGTTGTTGGTGGCTACGGATTTGGGGGAGCGGGGGCGGATGAGGGGGCTGTATGAGCGGGCGGTGGCCAATGGGGTGGGGGTGGAGTTGCTGGATGCGGGGGAGTTGAGGCGGCGGGAGCCGCGGATTGCGGGGGTGGGGGCGTTGTTCGTGCCGGGGACGGGGATTGTCGATTACGGGCGGGTGACCGAGGCGTTGGCGGGGCGGGTGCGGGCGGCGGGGGGTGAGTTCGCGATGGGGGCGGAGGTTACCGCTGTCGAGGAGGATTCCGACGGGGTGACGGTGGCGGGGCCCGCGGGGTCGTGGCGGGCGCGGCGGATGGTGGCGTGTGCGGGGTTGCAGGCCGATCGGGTGGCGCGGATGGCGGGGGTGGCGGTCGGGTTGCGGATCGTGCCGTTTCGGGGCGAGTACTACCGATTGCCGCCTGCGCGAAGCGATCTGGTGAGCACGCTCATCTATCCGATCCCGAATCCGGAGCTGCCGTTTCTGGGCGTGCATCTGAGCCCGACCATCGACGGTGAGCTGACCGTGGGGCCGAACGCGGTGCTGGGGCTGGCGCGCGAGGGCTACCGCAAGGGCAGCATCGATCTGCGCGATGCCCGAGATGTGCTGGGCTACCGGGGTTTTCACCGCGTGGCGGCGGCCAATGTGCGAACCGGGCTGCGGGAGCTGCGCAATTCGGTGTTCAAGCGCGGTTATCTGGCCGAATGCCGCAGGTACTGCCCGGAATTGACGATCGCGGATCTGTTGCCGCGCCCGGCCGGGATTCGCGCCCAGGCGGTGCTGCCCGACGGTACCCTCGTGCACGACTTCCTCATCGAACGCACCGAGCGCTCGGTGCACGTGCTCAACGCGCCGTCCCCCGCGGCCACCTCCGCGCTACCGATCGCCGAGCACATCGTCGGACAATTGGACAACTGA
- a CDS encoding SRPBCC family protein translates to MGHIRYASDVGAPVEVAFTYTENHLFVPDWMFGSTAFEPVGEVGHGPGAVYAAAFRFGLWRPTVEYEITEYRRNAVIGYTLRRRRPGKAVPAQSDPAGALGTLTLQFDPLGYGRSVLTSEADYRPPRGPAGRLRSWLVDAAARSALRRSESQLRREIEEFHGTDLVGRIA, encoded by the coding sequence ATGGGCCACATCAGGTACGCGAGCGATGTCGGGGCTCCGGTCGAGGTCGCCTTCACGTACACCGAGAACCACCTGTTCGTGCCGGACTGGATGTTCGGCAGCACAGCCTTCGAACCGGTCGGCGAGGTCGGCCACGGGCCGGGCGCTGTGTATGCCGCCGCCTTCCGGTTCGGGTTGTGGCGCCCCACGGTCGAGTACGAGATCACCGAGTACCGCCGGAACGCGGTGATCGGATACACGCTGCGCAGGCGCCGACCGGGGAAGGCGGTGCCTGCGCAGTCCGATCCCGCCGGGGCGCTGGGCACGCTGACCCTGCAATTCGATCCGCTCGGCTACGGTCGGTCGGTACTGACCTCGGAGGCCGACTACCGCCCGCCGCGCGGACCCGCGGGCCGGCTGCGCTCGTGGCTCGTCGATGCCGCGGCGCGGTCGGCCCTGCGCCGCAGCGAATCGCAGTTACGCAGGGAGATCGAGGAATTCCACGGCACCGACCTTGTCGGCAGGATTGCGTAG
- a CDS encoding DUF1707 SHOCT-like domain-containing protein: MTEDSSALPAIRVGDAEREITARQLRLAVEYGQLTLVELDKRLIAVYRAETVRDLVAVTADLPVAAAAREPLELETSSGAHRKAGQWIVPSQISATTGSGVITIDFTEALCPHAEVAVRVQVGSGVVKLIVPRGWRVDFDRVKIGSGSAANRANEPMLPGSPVLRVEGRVKSGAVKAEYPRPPRRSFWAWLLRRPR, translated from the coding sequence ATGACCGAAGATTCCTCCGCCCTACCCGCGATCCGGGTGGGCGATGCCGAGCGTGAGATCACCGCGCGGCAATTGCGGCTGGCCGTCGAATACGGTCAGCTGACTCTGGTGGAGCTCGACAAGCGGCTGATCGCCGTCTACCGGGCGGAGACAGTTCGCGATCTCGTCGCGGTGACCGCGGACCTGCCGGTGGCCGCGGCCGCGCGCGAGCCGCTGGAGCTGGAGACCAGCAGCGGGGCGCACCGCAAGGCCGGGCAGTGGATCGTTCCGTCCCAGATCTCGGCCACGACCGGGTCGGGCGTGATCACCATCGACTTCACCGAGGCGCTCTGCCCGCACGCCGAGGTCGCGGTGCGTGTGCAGGTCGGTTCCGGGGTGGTGAAGCTGATCGTGCCGCGCGGCTGGCGGGTGGATTTCGACCGGGTCAAGATCGGCAGCGGCAGCGCGGCGAACCGGGCGAACGAGCCGATGCTGCCGGGCAGCCCGGTGCTGCGGGTCGAGGGCCGGGTCAAGTCGGGGGCGGTCAAGGCCGAGTACCCGCGCCCGCCGCGCCGCTCGTTCTGGGCGTGGTTGCTACGGCGGCCGCGCTGA
- a CDS encoding TIGR03084 family metal-binding protein produces MADLEALLADFDAECAELDGLIAPLDPAEWARATPAPGWTIAHQIGHLAWTDRVATLSATDAAAFTALLEQAAPRALTFVDEAAEQEAATPAPELLRRWRGTRAALVTALRAVPAGTKLPWFGPPMSAAMMITARLMETWAHGQDVADALGVRRVPTARLRNIAHIGARTRDYAYAVQGRSAPAAEFRIELTAPDGDGLWTWGPESAAQRVTGPALDFCLLVTRRRHPDDLKIEAIGADAAEWLTIAQVFAGPPGSGRAAGQFD; encoded by the coding sequence ATGGCTGATCTCGAGGCGCTGCTGGCCGACTTCGACGCCGAATGCGCGGAACTGGACGGGCTGATCGCGCCCCTGGACCCGGCGGAGTGGGCCCGCGCGACCCCCGCGCCGGGCTGGACCATCGCCCATCAGATCGGCCATCTGGCCTGGACCGACCGCGTGGCCACACTGTCGGCCACCGATGCCGCGGCGTTCACCGCGCTGCTCGAGCAGGCCGCGCCGCGGGCGCTGACCTTCGTCGACGAGGCCGCCGAGCAGGAGGCCGCGACCCCGGCACCCGAGCTGCTGCGCCGCTGGCGCGGGACCCGGGCCGCGCTGGTCACCGCCCTGCGCGCCGTTCCCGCCGGGACGAAACTGCCGTGGTTCGGGCCGCCGATGAGCGCGGCCATGATGATCACCGCCCGGCTGATGGAGACCTGGGCGCACGGGCAGGACGTGGCCGATGCGCTCGGCGTGCGCCGCGTGCCCACCGCGCGATTGCGCAATATCGCCCATATCGGCGCGCGCACAAGGGATTACGCCTATGCGGTGCAGGGCCGCAGCGCGCCCGCGGCGGAGTTCCGCATCGAGCTGACCGCGCCGGACGGCGACGGCTTGTGGACCTGGGGGCCGGAATCGGCCGCGCAGCGCGTGACGGGCCCCGCGCTGGACTTCTGCCTGCTGGTGACACGCCGTCGGCATCCGGACGATCTGAAGATCGAGGCCATCGGGGCCGATGCCGCCGAGTGGCTGACCATCGCGCAGGTGTTCGCCGGTCCACCCGGATCAGGCCGCGCGGCAGGTCAATTCGACTGA
- a CDS encoding glycosyltransferase 87 family protein produces the protein MTAVLAVVLVFTLVDPWLDKAGILVGGLDAHVYRDGSWKILHGHPLYTEPSVYGLLYTYTPFSTLAFLPLAAWPWNYVTNTWLLVNLGVLFGCVLLSWRILGYRLDRRLVSISALLAISCVFVEPVRTTLYYGQINLMLMALVLWDFSRADRSRLRGLGAGLAAGIKLVPLYFVVQFLALRQWRAAVTAATVFAASVVGTWLVLPSDSRQYWTSTFFQSDRIALDTHPANQSLRGAIAHLTKHAAPLGLWAVLSALVVMAGLAVSVGLFRRGERLLSVVVAGMTACVVSPFSWSHHWVWFVPLLVYLVHRAQTRPLWWLVAAMLYFSIGAWTYQWTPDWVVVGFCMFPPWWTIAPILMNSYVLIYLVLLAVTGVGLLRKTKGPRPIREDEARPRSGAHEDAAVGS, from the coding sequence GTGACGGCGGTGCTGGCGGTGGTGCTGGTGTTCACGCTGGTCGATCCGTGGCTGGACAAGGCCGGGATCCTGGTCGGCGGGCTGGACGCGCACGTCTACCGCGACGGCTCCTGGAAGATCCTGCACGGCCATCCGCTCTACACCGAGCCCAGCGTGTACGGGCTGCTGTACACCTACACGCCGTTCTCCACGCTGGCGTTCCTCCCGCTGGCCGCGTGGCCGTGGAATTACGTCACCAACACCTGGCTGCTGGTGAATCTGGGGGTGTTGTTCGGCTGTGTGCTGCTGAGCTGGCGCATCCTCGGCTACCGACTGGATCGCAGGCTGGTGTCGATCAGCGCACTGCTCGCCATCAGCTGCGTCTTCGTCGAACCGGTGCGCACCACGCTGTACTACGGGCAGATCAATCTCATGCTGATGGCGCTGGTGCTGTGGGACTTCTCGCGCGCCGACCGCAGCAGGCTGCGCGGGCTGGGCGCGGGCCTGGCCGCGGGAATCAAGCTGGTGCCGCTGTATTTCGTGGTGCAGTTCCTGGCGCTGCGGCAGTGGCGGGCGGCCGTGACCGCGGCGACGGTGTTCGCGGCCTCGGTGGTCGGGACGTGGCTGGTGCTGCCGTCCGACTCGCGGCAGTACTGGACCTCGACGTTCTTCCAGTCGGATCGGATCGCGCTGGACACCCATCCGGCCAATCAGTCGCTGCGCGGCGCGATCGCGCACCTGACGAAACACGCTGCGCCGCTCGGGTTGTGGGCCGTGCTGTCGGCCCTGGTCGTGATGGCGGGGCTGGCCGTGTCGGTGGGTCTGTTCCGGCGGGGGGAGCGGCTGCTGTCGGTCGTCGTCGCCGGGATGACCGCGTGCGTGGTGTCGCCGTTCTCGTGGAGCCACCACTGGGTGTGGTTCGTGCCGCTGCTGGTCTACCTGGTGCATCGGGCACAGACGCGGCCGCTGTGGTGGCTGGTGGCGGCGATGCTGTATTTCTCCATCGGCGCGTGGACCTATCAGTGGACGCCGGACTGGGTGGTGGTCGGCTTCTGCATGTTCCCGCCGTGGTGGACCATCGCGCCGATCCTGATGAACTCCTACGTGCTCATCTATCTCGTGCTGCTGGCGGTCACCGGGGTGGGGCTGCTGCGAAAGACGAAGGGGCCGCGCCCCATCCGGGAGGATGAGGCGCGCCCCCGGTCCGGTGCGCACGAGGACGCGGCGGTCGGGTCCTAG
- a CDS encoding endonuclease/exonuclease/phosphatase family protein, whose translation MPYVLVERPTQGVLDISRSGGWRGYVLTMVSAVTWNVLHRVHAENWYRDVANRWPDEPHRIAAIARQVARRTEEVIALQEVSGDQLAALRSAVPDRTLHALRYPRVPRSRRIESALRDRAEYLVVLTTGPSREVVAEPFASDPGKGALVVHTDAAVVIATHVTGNFHRTRQLARLAELATPGRRTILLGDFNADRATVAAALGPAFTVADLPPTALPTHPRTSADPKSQYVDHIAVRHGTIREITVENTHGLSDHNLVRATVD comes from the coding sequence GTGCCATATGTTCTGGTCGAACGCCCGACCCAGGGTGTGCTCGACATCTCCCGTTCCGGTGGGTGGCGTGGTTACGTACTAACCATGGTCTCGGCGGTCACCTGGAATGTTCTGCATCGCGTCCATGCCGAGAATTGGTATCGGGACGTGGCGAATCGGTGGCCGGACGAGCCGCATCGCATCGCGGCCATCGCGCGGCAGGTGGCGCGGCGCACCGAGGAGGTCATCGCGTTGCAGGAGGTGAGTGGCGATCAGCTCGCCGCCCTGCGCTCGGCGGTGCCCGACCGGACGCTGCACGCGCTGCGGTATCCGCGCGTACCGCGTTCGCGCCGAATCGAATCGGCGCTGCGCGACCGCGCGGAATATCTGGTGGTGCTGACCACCGGGCCGAGCCGGGAGGTCGTCGCCGAACCCTTCGCCAGCGATCCCGGCAAGGGCGCGCTGGTCGTCCACACCGACGCGGCCGTCGTCATCGCCACCCACGTGACCGGGAATTTCCACCGCACCCGCCAGCTGGCCCGCCTGGCCGAACTGGCCACCCCCGGCCGCCGCACCATCCTCCTCGGCGATTTCAACGCCGACCGCGCCACCGTCGCCGCGGCCCTGGGCCCCGCCTTCACCGTGGCCGACCTCCCCCCGACCGCACTACCCACCCACCCCCGCACCTCCGCAGACCCCAAGTCGCAGTACGTAGATCACATCGCCGTCCGCCACGGCACAATCCGCGAAATCACCGTAGAAAACACCCACGGCCTCTCCGACCACAACCTGGTCCGCGCCACCGTCGACTAA
- the lon gene encoding endopeptidase La encodes MSTPQRLPVLFLTDPIVLPGMVVPIELDESAQAAIDAARAANLDAVLLAPRLAEGYAAYGVVASIEQVGRMRGGAPAAVLKAERRARIGHGVTGPGAALWVEAEPVEDPAPDGRTKELAAEYKKLVVSVLQRREAWQVIDAVNRLSDPSALADTAGYAPYLTDEQKRELLDTPDVGARLTSLIAWTKDHIAEVEVTEKISEDVREGMEKSQREFLLRQQLNAIRKELGEGEPDGADDYRARVEKTDLPQHVREAALREVDRLERGSDQSPEAGWIRTWLDTVLDLPWTVRTTDSTDVSAARAVLDADHHGLDEVKDRMVEYLAVRARRAARGLEVVGGRGSGAVLVLVGPPGVGKTSLGESVARALGRKFVRVALGGVRDEAEIRGHRRTYVGALPGRIVRAVKEAGSMNPVVLLDEIDKVGSDYRGDPAAALLEVLDPAQNHTFRDHYLDLDLDLSDVLFIATANVMETIPGPLLDRMELITVDGYTEDDKVAIARDFLVPRQLERNALTAEEVSITDEALREIAANYTREAGVRQLERLVAKALRKAATRLSEHETPSPAEPVSIGLGDLKDYLGRPRFTPDGVERTAVPGVATGLAVTGAGGDVLYIEANAAEGERSLTLTGQLGDVMKESAQIALTYVRSHLAEIGIEPSVLDRNIHIHFPAGAVPKDGPSAGVTMVTALVSLALGRQVRSDVGMTGEVTLNGRVLPIGGVKQKLLAAQRAGLKTVFIPARNEPDLDEVPAEVREALDVRPVADVADILAYAIEPVAEPAYAVA; translated from the coding sequence ATGAGTACCCCACAACGACTGCCGGTGTTGTTTCTGACCGATCCGATCGTGCTGCCGGGGATGGTGGTGCCGATCGAGTTGGACGAGTCGGCGCAGGCCGCCATCGACGCCGCGCGGGCCGCGAACCTGGACGCCGTGCTGCTGGCGCCCCGGTTGGCCGAGGGTTATGCCGCCTACGGGGTGGTGGCGAGTATCGAGCAGGTGGGGCGGATGCGCGGAGGCGCGCCCGCGGCCGTGCTGAAGGCCGAGCGCCGGGCCAGGATCGGCCACGGGGTGACCGGGCCGGGGGCCGCGCTGTGGGTCGAGGCCGAACCGGTCGAGGACCCCGCGCCGGACGGGCGGACGAAAGAGCTTGCCGCCGAGTACAAGAAGCTGGTCGTGTCGGTGCTGCAGCGTCGCGAGGCGTGGCAGGTCATCGACGCGGTGAACCGGCTCAGCGACCCGTCCGCGCTGGCCGATACCGCCGGATACGCGCCGTACCTGACCGACGAGCAGAAGCGCGAACTGCTCGACACTCCCGACGTCGGCGCCCGACTGACCAGCCTGATCGCCTGGACCAAGGACCACATCGCCGAGGTCGAGGTCACCGAGAAGATCAGCGAGGACGTGCGCGAGGGGATGGAGAAGTCCCAGCGCGAATTCCTGCTCCGCCAGCAGCTCAACGCGATTCGCAAGGAGCTGGGCGAGGGCGAGCCCGACGGCGCCGACGACTACCGCGCCCGCGTGGAGAAGACGGATCTACCGCAGCACGTCCGCGAGGCCGCGCTGCGCGAGGTCGACCGGCTTGAGCGCGGCAGCGACCAGAGCCCGGAGGCGGGCTGGATCCGCACCTGGCTGGACACCGTCCTGGACCTGCCGTGGACGGTGAGGACCACCGACTCCACCGACGTCTCGGCCGCCCGCGCGGTGCTCGACGCCGATCACCACGGCCTGGACGAGGTCAAGGACCGCATGGTCGAGTACCTGGCGGTGCGGGCCCGCCGCGCCGCGCGCGGGCTGGAGGTCGTGGGCGGTCGCGGTTCCGGCGCGGTGCTGGTGCTGGTCGGCCCGCCCGGTGTCGGCAAGACCTCGCTCGGCGAGAGCGTGGCACGCGCGTTGGGCCGCAAGTTCGTTCGCGTCGCCCTGGGTGGCGTGCGCGACGAGGCGGAGATCCGCGGCCACCGGCGCACCTACGTCGGCGCGCTGCCCGGCCGCATCGTGCGCGCGGTCAAGGAGGCGGGCTCGATGAATCCCGTCGTCCTGCTGGACGAGATCGACAAGGTCGGCTCGGACTACCGCGGCGACCCGGCCGCGGCCCTGCTCGAGGTCCTGGACCCGGCGCAGAACCACACCTTCCGCGACCACTACCTGGACCTGGATCTGGACCTGTCCGACGTGCTGTTCATCGCGACCGCGAACGTCATGGAGACCATTCCCGGCCCGCTGCTGGACCGCATGGAACTGATCACCGTCGACGGCTACACCGAGGACGACAAGGTGGCCATCGCCCGCGACTTCCTGGTGCCGCGGCAGCTGGAACGCAATGCGCTGACGGCGGAGGAGGTCTCGATCACCGACGAGGCCCTGCGTGAGATCGCCGCGAACTACACCCGGGAAGCCGGTGTGCGGCAGCTGGAACGGCTGGTCGCAAAGGCGTTGCGCAAGGCCGCGACTCGGCTGTCGGAGCACGAAACCCCGTCGCCCGCCGAGCCGGTGAGCATCGGCCTCGGCGACCTGAAGGACTACCTGGGCCGCCCCCGCTTCACCCCCGATGGGGTCGAGCGCACCGCGGTCCCCGGCGTGGCCACGGGTCTGGCCGTGACCGGCGCGGGCGGCGACGTCCTCTACATCGAGGCCAATGCCGCCGAGGGCGAGCGCTCGCTCACCCTGACCGGACAGCTGGGCGACGTCATGAAGGAATCCGCGCAGATCGCGCTGACCTACGTCCGCTCGCACCTGGCGGAGATCGGCATCGAGCCGAGCGTGCTGGACCGCAATATCCACATCCACTTCCCCGCGGGCGCGGTGCCCAAGGACGGTCCGTCGGCGGGCGTCACCATGGTCACGGCCCTGGTGTCGCTGGCGCTGGGCCGCCAGGTCCGCTCGGATGTGGGCATGACCGGTGAGGTCACGCTGAACGGCCGGGTGCTGCCGATCGGCGGCGTCAAGCAGAAGCTGCTGGCCGCGCAGCGGGCCGGGCTGAAGACCGTGTTCATCCCGGCGCGCAACGAACCGGATCTGGACGAGGTCCCGGCCGAGGTGCGCGAGGCGCTGGACGTGCGCCCGGTCGCCGACGTGGCCGACATCCTGGCCTACGCCATCGAGCCGGTCGCCGAGCCCGCCTACGCCGTGGCCTAG
- a CDS encoding PrsW family intramembrane metalloprotease has product MSWFQPRSALFWVYWVVVVGGALGLVVQVLPVAAVTWSGILVGLPFVLTKLLAIGAIIVLLDRFRARRPIVTPLIMGFVWGAAAGPGIAMFANDNNMRVVQNVAGDAFAVNWQAPISAAIVEEGIKGAGVFAVAWLSRPLLIRPMHGLLLGAFTGLGFQVVEDVVYEANAGLQSAQGDIASAVGVGILRLATGITSHWMLTGLAGIGIVVAVGESGWPRARRALVFATFYLLGAALHFGWDAPAPWNAGVGSIVLRTLGYVVVFAAVYAWVLRTEQRWYRMIVGWVVARGMAPPDELATLVSWRSRRRARRQRRVPHRVARQRQHVLLDWVQMVGTNLRIAHGPGGDVILERSAGPTGFDVATTGRPDPRGAHDHAGRPPAPGTGT; this is encoded by the coding sequence ATGAGCTGGTTCCAGCCGCGTTCGGCGCTGTTCTGGGTGTACTGGGTGGTCGTGGTCGGCGGGGCGCTGGGGCTGGTGGTCCAGGTGCTCCCGGTCGCGGCGGTGACCTGGTCCGGCATCCTGGTCGGCCTGCCGTTCGTGCTGACGAAGCTGCTCGCCATCGGCGCGATCATCGTGCTGCTGGACCGATTTCGCGCCCGGCGGCCGATCGTCACCCCGCTGATCATGGGCTTCGTCTGGGGCGCGGCCGCCGGGCCCGGCATCGCGATGTTCGCCAACGACAACAACATGCGGGTCGTGCAGAACGTCGCGGGGGACGCCTTCGCGGTGAACTGGCAGGCCCCGATCTCCGCGGCGATCGTGGAGGAGGGGATCAAGGGCGCGGGGGTGTTCGCGGTCGCCTGGCTGTCGCGGCCGCTGCTGATCCGGCCCATGCACGGGCTGCTGCTCGGGGCGTTCACGGGCCTGGGATTCCAGGTGGTCGAGGACGTCGTCTACGAGGCCAATGCCGGATTGCAGTCCGCGCAGGGCGATATCGCGTCCGCGGTCGGAGTCGGCATCCTGCGGCTGGCCACCGGCATCACCTCGCACTGGATGCTGACCGGCCTGGCCGGCATCGGCATCGTGGTGGCCGTCGGCGAGTCGGGCTGGCCGCGCGCCCGGCGCGCGCTGGTGTTCGCCACCTTCTATCTGCTCGGCGCCGCACTGCATTTCGGCTGGGACGCGCCCGCGCCGTGGAACGCCGGAGTCGGCAGCATCGTGCTGCGCACCCTCGGATACGTGGTGGTGTTCGCGGCGGTCTACGCCTGGGTGTTGCGCACCGAACAGCGGTGGTACCGCATGATCGTCGGGTGGGTGGTGGCGCGGGGGATGGCGCCGCCGGACGAGCTGGCGACCCTGGTGTCGTGGCGGTCGCGCCGCCGCGCCCGGCGGCAGCGGCGCGTACCCCACCGCGTCGCGCGGCAGCGCCAGCACGTGCTGCTGGACTGGGTGCAGATGGTAGGCACGAATCTGCGCATCGCCCACGGCCCCGGGGGCGATGTAATACTCGAAAGGTCGGCCGGGCCGACCGGTTTCGACGTGGCGACCACCGGTCGCCCCGACCCGCGAGGAGCACATGATCATGCTGGCCGCCCGCCTGCACCTGGGACCGGAACGTAG